Proteins co-encoded in one Saprospira grandis genomic window:
- a CDS encoding ChaN family lipoprotein, with amino-acid sequence MKTFWSLLLLLSLTVGQTMAQEKEAYQLYDSKGKKLKYKKMLKQLSKQDMVFFGELHNNTISHWLQLELSRDLYAQRGEELVMGAEMFEADNQVIMNEYFFGYISSSNFEKEMRLWPNYRTDYKPLVEFARENGLRFACTNVPRRYASMVSRQGLDQLDNLPEYSKVFFAPLPIATNMELGCYQKMLDMAGGDESFPHAQMLKDATMAHFTLSNWNEGELFLHFNGSFHSDFHEGIVYYIKEEKPEIKLAVITTVEQEDISKLDREHYKKADYILVVPSRMTKTY; translated from the coding sequence TCTGCTACTCCTACTTAGCCTAACTGTTGGGCAAACGATGGCCCAAGAAAAAGAAGCCTATCAACTTTATGATAGCAAAGGCAAAAAACTGAAGTACAAAAAAATGCTTAAGCAATTGAGCAAGCAGGATATGGTCTTTTTTGGCGAACTGCATAATAATACAATTAGCCACTGGTTGCAACTTGAGCTCAGCCGCGACCTTTACGCCCAAAGAGGAGAGGAGCTGGTGATGGGGGCCGAAATGTTTGAGGCCGATAATCAGGTGATTATGAATGAGTACTTTTTTGGCTACATTAGTAGCTCCAATTTTGAAAAAGAAATGCGCCTTTGGCCCAATTACCGCACCGATTATAAACCATTAGTCGAGTTTGCAAGAGAAAATGGCCTGCGCTTCGCCTGCACCAATGTCCCCCGCCGATATGCCTCTATGGTGAGCCGCCAAGGCCTAGACCAACTCGATAATCTGCCCGAATATTCTAAGGTCTTTTTTGCCCCCCTGCCCATTGCCACCAATATGGAACTAGGCTGCTACCAAAAAATGCTCGATATGGCCGGCGGAGACGAAAGTTTTCCGCATGCCCAAATGCTAAAAGATGCCACTATGGCCCATTTTACCCTCTCTAACTGGAATGAAGGCGAGCTGTTCTTACACTTCAACGGGAGCTTCCACTCCGATTTTCATGAGGGAATCGTCTATTATATTAAAGAGGAAAAACCCGAAATTAAACTGGCCGTAATTACTACCGTAGAACAAGAAGATATCTCGAAATTGGACCGAGAACACTACAAAAAAGCAGACTATATCCTTGTCGTCCCTAGCCGAATGACCAAAACTTATTAG